A region of the Thioploca ingrica genome:
GACTTTTGTTATTCATAAAGTAAATTTAACTTTTGCTTATGCGCTGCATGTCGATATGTGGATAGCCGCTGAGAATCGGATTAAAAGTAACGAATTTATCATTAGTCGCCCAGATATTTCGGTGGTAGTTCCTTACTGGAAACATCCAACCGACCCTTTAGCGAGCGAAGTGATTTTAATTAAAGAATTTCGTTCGCCAGGGCGAACCAAAGATGGTTTTGTCCATGAATTACCGGGTGGATCAAGTTTTAAAAAGGGTGAACCATTGCAAATTGCGAGTGACGAATTGCATGAAGAAACCAATTTAAAAATCTCAGCGGAACGCTTTCGCTACCTTGGTTCCAAACAATTGGCAGCGACTTGGTCAACTCATTTTGCTGATGTCTACGCCATTGAATTAGAACAGTACGAAATGGAACAAATTAAACAAGTGATTGCTTCCGGAAAAACTTTTGGGGTACAAGAAGATACTGAAAAAACTTATATTGAAGTTCATCCTGTAAAAGAAATCGGTCAATATGTTGACTGGTCAATGGAAGGTATAATCTACCATGCGATTTTCAATAACGAGTAAATATTCTTACCTACCTCGTATTAGGATACTTTAATCATCTTAATTGCGCGAGATACCCCGTCCTTTAGGTCGGGGAGGGATAGCGCGTCGGCGATAGCCAACTACTCTCTCGCTCCTCTCTTAGTTAAGCTATCACGGTAAAATTAAATGAGGTGCTGGTCTTTCCCAGCGGTCAACCGGTTTAAGGTGTCCCCGTAAGGGGCTAGTGACGCGGCGGTTTCCCGCCATCTCCCTTCGACAAAGCTTACCAGCGGCTCCTACTATGGCTAGTAGCGGTTAAAACTTTCGGGGCTTTACCTTTCCCCAGCGTAATTCTAACCTTTTAGAGCAGTGGACTCAGGAAGCATCCACGGGTAAGTCTTAACGACCTCTGGTCAGCGTAGCTGCTCTTGCGAGCATCTGAGTCTGGTCAACCTAGTTTGACAAGCTCCGTCCTTTAGGGCGGGGTAGTTGACTAGAAAATTAATATTGAATTAGCCCGCGTAGCGTCAGTTTAAAACTACGCGGACCGAGTCTAGGTCATTAAATCGAGTTAGTAGTTGATTCGACGACCACTACTTTCATTACTTCCATTACTTGGTTGATTATTGCAAGGTACGTCAGTAGTAGTTACATTGCCATTACTATCTGTAGTAGTGATTTTTTGTGAAACACAACTGCTGCTCTGTGAAGTTGTTGAACCAGTTGATGGCGTAGTTGAACCAGTTGATGGCGTGGTTGAACCAGTTGATGGTGTGGTTGAAACCGGCGGAACAGGTTGAGCAGTTGGTTTTTGAGTAAGTGTATTAGAGTTATTATAATAAAATTGCCCCGCCCATCCATCTATACTAATGAACCAGCACAAACTTAAAACGCTTAGGCTTAATCCCACCTTATTCATAATATTATCTCCAGTAATGATATTATCGTGTCTGATGTAACTTTAAAATTACATTGCGCAGTATAGCAGAAGAATGAAGCATTTTTATTTACCTACCCCCCCTCACAAAAAAAACATAAATTTAATCATACTGGATGAATTCAATTTTAATTTTTTATTGAGTAGAATTTCACAAAAGAGTATAAATATCGATAAGGAATGACCTTAAAAAATCCGCAAGGATCATTAACATGATTAATCAAGATATTCCGGCGATTCGCCGCTTACCTTCATTGGTAGCTAATCAAATTGCTGCTGGCGAGGTGGTGGAACGTCCCGCTTCGGTAGTGAAGGAATTATTGGAAAATAGCCTAGATGCGCAAGCGACGCAGATTGAGATTGAAATTGAACAAGGTGGTATTGCTTTAATTCGGATACGGGATAATGGTTTTGGTATTCGCAAAGAGGAATTATTGCTGGCTTTAAGCCGTCATGCCACTAATAAAATTTCTAGCTTGGAAGATTTGGAACAGTTGAATAGTTTAGGGTTTCGTGGTGAAGCCTTAGCGAGTATCGCCGCTATTTCTCGATTAACCTTGAATTCGCGATTTCACAACCAGGAAATGGGATACGGTATCCATTTAGATGGGCGGGAACAACCAACCATACCAGAACCCATTGCCCATCCGATTGGTACGACTCTCGAAGTTCGAGATTTATTTTATAACACGCCCGCCCGGCGCCGATTTCTTCGGACTGACAAGACCGAATTTGGTCATGTTCATGAAATGATTAAACGTTTGGCTTTAAGTTGTTTTAACGTGAGTTTTAAACTCACTCATAATCATAAAACGCTGATGGCTTTAAAAATAGCTCAACCAGAAGCGGATAAATTACAACGCGTTGGCATGTTATGTGGTCCAGAGTTTATTGATCATATTTTAACAGTGCAGGCTGATTGCGGGGGAATGCAATTATCGGGTTGGATTACGCAACCCACTTATTCGCGTAGTCAGCCAGATATGCAGTATTTTTTTGTCAATGGGCGCATTATTCGCGATAAATTGCTTAATCATGCGGTTCGTCAAGCTTATGAAGATGTTTTACACCTCAGTCGATATCCTGGTTACGTGTTATATCTCCAACTTGATCCAAGAGAAGTCGATGTTAATGTCCATCCCACTAAGAATGAAGTTCGTTTTGTTCAAAGTAGTGCAGTGTATCAGTTTTTAGTTCACAGTCTCCAAAATTCTCTAGCCAACACGTGCCCAAATCAAGTGGGATCACCTACTTCGGTTCAGGTGTTGTTTAAAAATAACTCGGCTGAAGCAGAACAATCCATCAGCGCGAGTCATCCGCCCATTACCTCTAGCGGTAGCGATTCCAAGGATAACTTGAGTTTACCATTCGCTTCGTTCTATCCAACCTCATCACCCTCAGCGTTAGCTATCCAGGAAACAACGCAAGTTTATCAAGCTTTATCAGCGCCAGTGTTAGCGGATGATGAGCTGATTTCTCGGGAAACGGCGCTACCAATTCCACCATTGGGATATGCTTTAGCGCAATTGCATGGCAGTTATATTCTGGCTGAGAATGCGACTGGACTCATTTTAGTTGATATCCATGCGGCTCATGAACGGATTACTTATGAACGAATGAAATCAGCTTGGCAAGAAGATAAATTGGTTGCGCAAATGTTGTTGGTGCCGGTGATGGTTGCGGTCAGTGAACGTGAAGCTAATCTAGCTGAACAACAATTGGAACTATTTAACCAATTGGGTTTTGATATTTCTCGGATTGGACCAGAAGCTTTATTGGTACGTCAAGTCCCGATGTTGTTAGCGGCTACCAATATTGCCGTGCTAGTACGAGATGTGTTAGCCGATTTATCCCGTTTTGGCGTGAGTTCCCGATTAGAAAATCATATCCAAGATCTGTTAGCCACTTTAGCTTGTCATACCGCTATCCGCGCTAATCAATCGTTAACTTTACTAGAAATGAATGCGTTACTTCGTGAAATGGAACCCACCCAGCGAAGCAATCAATGTAATCATGGACGCCCAACTTGGGTTCAATTGAGTCTGAAAGAGTTAGATAGTTTATTTTTACGGGGGCGCTAACTATCTATAGCTAAGCGATTGAGTTAAAAAAATTACTGTAAAATGGGTAAATTGCCTGACAATAAATTCGGTGGTGATGACGAAGTTTCTATCAACTTCGGTTCGGTTTCAAGACGAACTAAAATATCATAAAAGCGCCGCACATTTTTGACGAACTGAACCGGTTCATAACCTCGGGCATAGCCATATTTAGTCTGTTTATACCACTGCGGTTGAGTTAATTTGGGTAAGTGCTTTTTGACATCCACCCAATAATGAGGATTATCACCGAATTGTTTAGTTAAGCGGCGAGCATCTCTTAAATGCTCTGGACCAACATTATAGGCAGCCAAAGCCAACCAAGTTCGATCCGGTTCGGGAATGGTTCTCGAGAGGCGTTCTTTAATCGCCAGCAAATATTTGGCAGCACCTTCAACACTTTCCAACGGATCTTCTCGATGAGTCACACCCATTTCCCGAGCGGTCGATTGGGTTAACATCATCAGACCACGAACCCCAGTGACAGAAGTGGCATTAGGATCCCATTTCGATTCTTGATAACCCATAGCGGCTAATAATCGCCAATCTAACTGGTAACGAGCCGCAATCATTTCAAAATCATTTCGATAATGAGGTAACCGTTCCTTAATATGTTGGTGGAAAGAGCGAATATCGGTAAAATTAAATTGTTCTACATTATCGAGATGACCATAATAGCGTTCTATGAGCTGTTCTAATTCTCCTGACTGTTGCAACCGATTAAAAAATTGAATGGCGGCGAGATAAAGGCTATCGTTTTTGCTGGAACGAGAAAAAGCCCAGGCGACGGGTTGTGTTTCCGGTAACTCCAAACCAATTTCTAATTCTGGGTAAAAGCGTCGCATTTGCACCATTTCATTGGAACCCACGAGCGCGTAGGGAATTTCTTTTTCCCAAACTTGTTCTAATAATTCACTGGGTTCTAGGTCAGATACCTCGCTCCATTGCAAGTGGGGATAGTTTGGTTTTAACTGCTTGAGAATATCAACTTGATTACCGCCAGCGATGATCTGTAAACGATAATCACTATTCCAATCAGCTAGATTTTGGGGAGGCGGTGCTCTATCGCGATGATAAACCACTTGAGGTTTAATTTCTTGATAATGCGGTGCAAAACGGACGACGGCTTTCCGTGTGGGTGTGACTGTTAAACCCGCTGCTGCAAAATGCACTTGTTGATCAGCAACTTGCTGTAAAATATCGGTAAAACTATCGCTGACGATGAGACGTAATTTGACGTTTAATTCTTCCGCAAAGCGTTTAGCGAGTTCATATTCTAATCCCGCCGCACCTTGCTCGCCTTCATAATAAGTGGTTGGTCCGTAACGCGTTATAACCCGTAATTCTCCTTGTTTTTTAATTTGTTCTAATAAAGGTGGATCAGCAGCGTAAAAGAAGAGGAAAACGCCAAGGAATAGGGTTCCCAAAATTTTCATGCGTATTCTCCTTGCACAACAAGAACATCTCTCCTCCTCTCGTTGTTTTAGGTCTAGTTGACGAGAGCAGCACTTCAACGTGAAAAGATACAGTAAGGTAAACTCACTGTATCACCAAAACAATTTAGTTGTTAACCCAGTGCTTTAAAAATGGCATCCCGGATTTGATCTACTTTACCAATGCCGGCAATGCGAAGATATTTTGGCGCATTGGCAGCGCCAGTATTAGCCCATTGCGAATAATACGCTATCAACGGTTCGGTTTGATCATGATAGACTTTGAGGCGTGCTCTAATGGTATCTTCCTTATCATCATCGCGTTGAATTAAAGGCTCACCAGTAACATCATCTTTACCGGCGACTTTCGGCGGATTAAAGCTCACGTGATAAGTGCGTCCAGAATCTAAGTGGACTCGACGTCCCCCTAAGCGTTGCACAATTTCTTCATCATCTACCGCGATTTCAACCACATAATCGATGTTGATCCCGGCGGCTTTCATCGCATCGGCTTGTGGAATCGTGCGAGGAAATCCATCCAACAAAAAGCCTTTACTACAGTCCGGTTCTTTAATGCGTTCTTTCACCAATCCAATGATAATATCATCGGAAACGAGTTTCCCGGCATCCATAACCGCTTTGGCTTTGAGTCCCAGTTCAGTACCGGCTTTGACGGCAGCACGTAACATATCACCGGTAGAAATTTGAGGAATACTATATTTTTCTTTGATATAATTTGCTTGGGTTCCCTTACCCGCGCCTGGACCACCTAATAAAATTAAACGCATTGATTTAACTCTCCGATCGTTAAAAATAATTGACAGTTGCCCAAAAGTATCAAGACTATTTTACCGAAATAAAAGTGTTAAATTATTAATGTTGTTTATCATATGTATTAGTTGACACACAAATTGTCTTGAATAATCGGCGTTTGAACAAGGACTATGAAGTGCTGTTTCAGACATCCGCAGCGATGATTCTGATCGCTATGATCAGGATTATGCTCAACCGGTTGACTGCATGACTGACCTTTCAGACGGCTACTAAGAAAATACGATGATCTTAAAAATAAAACAAGTTATCTAAAAGTTCAATAATTTTATATAAATAGCTGTTTTTATTTATTAAATTAGAATAGTACCGGTTGAAAATGAACAGGTGTTGATTTTAACTAGTTTTTTAACTTAATAAGTTGAATATAAAAAATATTCTTTAGTTAAAATTAACCAAAAACTGTTGAAATGAACAGCCTCTTTTAGTAAGGCTATTTAAGGTAATTTAAATAACTTTTTGATAAATATTAACTTAATTTTATGGCATACAACTTGTATATAATTTAGGTGCTTATTTTTGCAATTTGTCGGTTAACTGATATCTTGCCGCTTGATTCTGTATTTTATAAGCAATAGACCAATCTCTTTTCATCTACATTAGGTAAAAGATAAATATGCGTATAATTACTGTCATAATTTTGTTAGTAGCCATGATGTCGGCAAGTGCTGCCGAAAACTTCCTCCCCCCAGTACCCCCAAAGCCCCTACCGTTCTTACAGGTTACTTACGGTCAATCTTTTTGGTTGGCAGTTGGCCAAAGTGCGATAGTCAAAGATACCAACTTCAAGCTAAAGTTTGATGGAGTGTCTCTCGACTATTGTCCTCCAAAAACTAAAACATGCAGGAAAGACATTATAGATATAATGTTAACGTTTTTCCAAGAAAAAGAACGATATCCAGTTATATTTTCTATTCCAGATAGCCAAACTATCACTATCAACGGGGTGGTGGATATAACCTTACTAAACTTTGGAATTGACTCGAGGACAGAATTTTTACCAACAAATTGTCCTTATCCTTGCTACCTCGCAGAACTGGCTATAACCCCACATACGGGTAGATAGCCTGTGTAGGGTGTATAAGCGAAGCGTCATACACCCTGGGTTCATTTGGTGCATGACACTGCGTTTATGCACCCTACATTTGTTTACTATTGGTGTTATCATTTAATCCCCTATTGCTTAATTAACCTGAGCCAGGTAGCCAGGTAGGGTGCGTTAGCGAAGCGTAACGCACCGATTCTAGGTTATGGTGCGTTAGGCGTTAGCCGTAACGCACCCTACTCGCTGTTTTTAACTAATCCCACTTTGAATAACAAGAAGCCCTCTACCCCGCGACAGACTAAGACTGCTCGCCAATTGTTGCATTATCATCGGACTCAACGTCAACATGGTTTTTGAGCCTTAACTTAATGGCATTAACCCTCCGCGTGCTCGTTGCCAGCGGGACCAGTGACAATGGCGATTTGGGAACTGACAATTTGTGGTCGAGGTGTGGTTCGCGGGGTGCGAAAGCGTAACTCGGCTGGAAAGGCAACAAAACTGTTTTGGTAATACGTGAGAGAGAGGGAATGAGAAATCCAGGGTAACACGTATTTGATCTTGAAATCTTGACGCGGATGTTCGGTGAGAGTGAAACTGTAGCCGCTGACGAAACTAAAACCATGGCCTTGACCTTCCAGCAGTTTGTGTTCGGTGACTTGGGCCTCAATGCGACGAATCACTTTATCTTTACCCTGATTGAGTTTGCTAAAACCAGCGTCATATTCGTAGACTCTCAGGTCGGTTGCGCCAAAAGCGAGCGGTATCAATTTCTGGGCAATCTGGGTGACCACCCATTTCATCAATGATTACCAGGACATGTCGATCTTCGTGGTGTTCAAAGAAGTAGAAGAGGCCAACGTCTTCCATTAGCCGCGAGACAAAGTTAAAAGCGGTTTCCTCATATTGAACACAATACACCGGTTGTTCGTAACGATAAAATAAAGCCAAGCGGTAGTCAGTAAAACCCAAATCATCAAAAACTTTTTTAATGATTTCGGGAACAGTTAGGTTTTGAAAAATGCGACAATTCTTGGTTAACGTTCAGCAATTCTCAAGTTAAGTCCCTTTAGTTAAGTCGGGTATGGTTTCGCCATCTAGGGCATTAAACATAAACCTCATCACTGGTTCCCAACTATTGAAAGGAATATCCTGAAGCAACGCCCGCAAATGCTCAACAAAGGTCTGGCGAGAAGGGAGTAAATGACATACGGTATGATATGCCGTATCCATCCAATCAAGCGTCGGGTGGAGTAAAAAGCTGAGCAACATCAGGGTAGCGAACCAATTAGAGAGAGGCGGTTTGCCGTGTTCAAAGTTATGGTCAAAGTGATAGCCATTATTTTTGAGTACGTGGTGGGTTTCATTTTCGATTTTCCAACGAGTACGTCCAGCGGTGACCATCTTAGCCCCGGTTTCATCGATAATCAAGGGGGTCATGACCCAAGCATTGTGGTACGTCACTTCGCCTTTGGCATTGGTGATGGTGACTTGGCACCAGTTAAGCATCAAAGCCTCATCGCCATCGCGTAGCGGCACTTGATTGATATAACGGTAATGCTCAGTCAAACGCTGCTTACCCTCCCAACGGGTACGCTCGATTTCTCGAAGGTGTCCACCACGCTCGAAATCGGTTATCCACTCGGACAACAATGGATGGGAACTGGGTTTGCAAACCGCTAGAACCTCAAAGCCATACTTAATAGCCTCCTAACGGGCTGATGACTATAGAGGTCATCACCCAAAATAGTGATGCTCCAAGCGGAATAATGCTCTCCCCAAGTGTTTAACCATCGCTTGGCAGCAGTGAGTTCTCCGTCTGGTTTATCAGGCCCCTCCGGCGGTGTAATGAACTCTGGTGGTAGCGGCACGACATGTGAACAGCCCGGAGCAACGATAACGGGTGTAATGGCACTATGCCGATAGAGCTTCTTGCCGTGGTTGAGGGTTTGTTGGTGACCGCAAGGGCAAGAGATTTTCTGAGAAGAAAAGAAGTCCGTACCATCAATCGCCAGCAATAATGTACTATTGATAGAACGCCGCGAGTTCAAATAACCGTTTTGGTATAAGCCATCGTTAATCTCCTTAATCAAAGGAAACCCGGGTCAAGAAGGTTGCGGATTTGATTGGCACTGGGAATTTGATGGATGCCCAAAATGGATTGGGCCTGGTTTTTTCCCAGTCTTTTTTGCATTCGCGTTTGGTAGTCTAACCACGACGGACTTTGGGTGAAAAACCCTGAAAATGCACTTAACGCCGCCTCGGAAATGGCGTAGTTGAGATGGTTGGCGGTCTTCTTCTTACGAACATCCGGCAATTCCCTAACAAGGGTGCGGGTCTGGTTAATCAGATTGCGGGCCGTAAATGACGTTGGTTTCGTTGACACTTTCAATTTTCGGGTTGCCATGGCTTGTTTTCCGGTCAGTGACAAAATAACATATATATTATAATGGTTTTAACTTGAGAATTGCTGCCTTGTTGTACTGGATATAGCAAATCTAGTATAAAATGATTACAACAAAACCAAGATATCTTTTAATAAAAATCGAGTTTAATTTAGAAAAAAACAGAGTGAAGCGGATTAGCCAAAATTATGACCTATTCAATTGATTTTAGAAAGAAAGTATTATCCATAACAGCACCAGAAAATCTAACCTTTTTAGCGGGATCAAAACGAGTTGGTGTCGGTCAAGCGAGTGTAGTCAGATGGTCTCAAAATCTCGAACCTCCACGAACTCGAACTAAACCGACTGTAAAGAGCCCTTGGGAGGCCTTGGCTCAAGATGTTGAAGAACACCCCGAGAGCTATCAGTATAAGCGTGCCGCACGGGTTGGTGTGAGCCGGCAAGGGATTGCTTAGGCTTTGAAACCATTAAAACTCTCCCGTAAAAAACCCCTTCCAACACCCCGAAGCACAACCGCTCTTCCAAACTCCAATAGCCGAGTTAAAGAAAACCAATCAACCCATTGTCTATCTTGATGAAAGTGGTTTTGCTCATGACCGGCCCCGTCGACACGGTTATTCACCCATTGGTCAAAGGTGTTTTGGTCAGCCCGATTGGGGAGCGAAAGGACGTACTAACGTCATGGGTGCCTTATTATCCGGTTTACTACTGACCGTGACTCGGTTAACGGGCAACGTGAATTCAGAGGCTGTCTCTACTTGGATAACGCCAGAGTTATTACCTCAGTTGCCCAAAGAAGGTGTTATTGTTATGGATAATGCGAGTTTTCATAAGCGATTAGATATTCAAAAGGCTATACGTCATGCCGGTCAGGTTCTACTCTGTTTACCACCTTATTCGCCTCAATTGAACCCGATTGAACCTAAATGGGCACAAGCTAAAGCGATTCGTAAACAAAAACCGGGTTCTATCTCTGACATTTTTGCTCTCGATGAAATTTAATCATTTTATACTATAGCAAAGTAAAATTATTAATGAACTGATAATACGATATTAATAGCCGGATCTAAACTGGCAACGTGCTTAATAATACTTCTTCCTTTCCTCTTAACATGTGCCCAGCGCTTCTCAAGCGGGTTAAGATCCGGTGAATAAGGGGGTAAGAAAACCAGTTGACACTGAGCTTTTTCTACCAGTTCCCGAGTGGGTTTGGATTTATGGAAACTGGCATTATCAATAATAATGGTATGTCCCGGGAATAATTTTTTTAATAAATGGTGTTCCAACCAATAATTAAAACCCGCTTGATTGAGATAACTATCAAAAGTAACCGGAGCAATCAGCTAGTTATTTAGCAAGCCAGCGATGAGATTAACTCGACGTGTCTTTTTGCCTTTTATATCCGA
Encoded here:
- a CDS encoding DNA mismatch repair protein MutL; its protein translation is MINQDIPAIRRLPSLVANQIAAGEVVERPASVVKELLENSLDAQATQIEIEIEQGGIALIRIRDNGFGIRKEELLLALSRHATNKISSLEDLEQLNSLGFRGEALASIAAISRLTLNSRFHNQEMGYGIHLDGREQPTIPEPIAHPIGTTLEVRDLFYNTPARRRFLRTDKTEFGHVHEMIKRLALSCFNVSFKLTHNHKTLMALKIAQPEADKLQRVGMLCGPEFIDHILTVQADCGGMQLSGWITQPTYSRSQPDMQYFFVNGRIIRDKLLNHAVRQAYEDVLHLSRYPGYVLYLQLDPREVDVNVHPTKNEVRFVQSSAVYQFLVHSLQNSLANTCPNQVGSPTSVQVLFKNNSAEAEQSISASHPPITSSGSDSKDNLSLPFASFYPTSSPSALAIQETTQVYQALSAPVLADDELISRETALPIPPLGYALAQLHGSYILAENATGLILVDIHAAHERITYERMKSAWQEDKLVAQMLLVPVMVAVSEREANLAEQQLELFNQLGFDISRIGPEALLVRQVPMLLAATNIAVLVRDVLADLSRFGVSSRLENHIQDLLATLACHTAIRANQSLTLLEMNALLREMEPTQRSNQCNHGRPTWVQLSLKELDSLFLRGR
- a CDS encoding putative soluble lytic transglycosylase fused to an ABC-type amino acid-binding protein; its protein translation is MKILGTLFLGVFLFFYAADPPLLEQIKKQGELRVITRYGPTTYYEGEQGAAGLEYELAKRFAEELNVKLRLIVSDSFTDILQQVADQQVHFAAAGLTVTPTRKAVVRFAPHYQEIKPQVVYHRDRAPPPQNLADWNSDYRLQIIAGGNQVDILKQLKPNYPHLQWSEVSDLEPSELLEQVWEKEIPYALVGSNEMVQMRRFYPELEIGLELPETQPVAWAFSRSSKNDSLYLAAIQFFNRLQQSGELEQLIERYYGHLDNVEQFNFTDIRSFHQHIKERLPHYRNDFEMIAARYQLDWRLLAAMGYQESKWDPNATSVTGVRGLMMLTQSTAREMGVTHREDPLESVEGAAKYLLAIKERLSRTIPEPDRTWLALAAYNVGPEHLRDARRLTKQFGDNPHYWVDVKKHLPKLTQPQWYKQTKYGYARGYEPVQFVKNVRRFYDILVRLETEPKLIETSSSPPNLLSGNLPILQ
- a CDS encoding adenylate kinase family protein — its product is MRLILLGGPGAGKGTQANYIKEKYSIPQISTGDMLRAAVKAGTELGLKAKAVMDAGKLVSDDIIIGLVKERIKEPDCSKGFLLDGFPRTIPQADAMKAAGINIDYVVEIAVDDEEIVQRLGGRRVHLDSGRTYHVSFNPPKVAGKDDVTGEPLIQRDDDKEDTIRARLKVYHDQTEPLIAYYSQWANTGAANAPKYLRIAGIGKVDQIRDAIFKALG
- a CDS encoding VgrG protein translates to MKWVVTQIAQKLIPLAFGATDLRVYEYDAGFSKLNQGKDKVIRRIEAQVTEHKLLEGQGHGFSFVSGYSFTLTEHPRQDFKIKYVLPWISHSLSLTYYQNSFVAFPAELRFRTPRTTPRPQIVSSQIAIVTGPAGNEHAEG
- a CDS encoding putative transposase — translated: MTYSIDFRKKVLSITAPENLTFLAGSKRVGVGQASVVRWSQNLEPPRTRTKPTVKSPWEALAQDVEEHPESYQYKRAARVGVSRQGIA
- a CDS encoding transposase; amino-acid sequence: MGALLSGLLLTVTRLTGNVNSEAVSTWITPELLPQLPKEGVIVMDNASFHKRLDIQKAIRHAGQVLLCLPPYSPQLNPIEPKWAQAKAIRKQKPGSISDIFALDEI
- a CDS encoding transposase translates to MEHHLLKKLFPGHTIIIDNASFHKSKPTRELVEKAQCQLVFLPPYSPDLNPLEKRWAHVKRKGRSIIKHVASLDPAINIVLSVH